In Anseongella ginsenosidimutans, one genomic interval encodes:
- a CDS encoding RagB/SusD family nutrient uptake outer membrane protein: MKKNLYTIVAASILLCSSCSEDLLDKNPLDQISSTTFWKSKADLDMALTACYGILQNDMFSYGSPNWDVLTDNGYGQHNYWGSQAIVRGEISPSSGGYITDVYNNSYSAIARLNIFLKQLAEYGGNDVDAELKTAYEAEARFLRGFYYYQLYFCYGAVPLVTEPLTLENQVQPKASAEQILEQSLSDLDFAIGNLADVPYYENGGHAVKSSAEALKARVLLYAAYDESGTPDPEQLTGVKALVSSIIGAGYALDPAYENVFRDGSQDGNEEIIFSIKFLAPDNATPMDQWYGDWLVVSPLQNLVDAYECTDGLPWGVSPLTNPDDPKANRDPRLAKTIYFGHVAIEGNEHHPSNNAPTGYGVAKFLTPELMPYGYSTQSQQDWVMLRYGEILLMYAEAQNELSGPDASVYDAINQVRERAGMPPLDPGLSKEEMRQRIRQERRIELAFEGLRYYDLKRWRIAETVLNSVTDGILTYNFVERFYLWPIPQTEIDKSQGQLEQNPDYQ, encoded by the coding sequence ATGAAAAAGAACCTATATACCATAGTTGCCGCCTCCATCTTGCTTTGCAGCAGCTGCAGTGAAGACTTACTGGACAAAAATCCACTGGATCAGATATCTTCCACGACCTTCTGGAAGTCAAAGGCCGATCTGGACATGGCGCTGACCGCCTGCTACGGCATACTTCAGAATGATATGTTCTCCTACGGTTCCCCTAACTGGGACGTACTGACCGATAACGGGTACGGTCAGCACAATTACTGGGGAAGCCAGGCGATCGTACGGGGAGAGATCTCCCCTTCGTCAGGAGGCTACATTACAGACGTTTACAATAACAGCTACAGCGCCATTGCGCGGCTGAATATCTTTTTGAAGCAACTTGCTGAATACGGGGGAAATGATGTGGATGCGGAGTTGAAAACCGCCTATGAAGCCGAAGCGAGGTTCCTGAGAGGTTTTTATTATTACCAGTTGTACTTCTGTTACGGAGCGGTCCCGCTGGTTACCGAACCCCTCACCCTTGAAAATCAGGTGCAGCCCAAAGCTTCCGCGGAGCAAATACTTGAGCAAAGCCTTTCGGACCTTGATTTCGCCATCGGAAACCTGGCGGATGTACCGTATTACGAGAACGGGGGGCATGCCGTTAAATCTTCTGCCGAAGCATTGAAGGCACGCGTTTTACTCTATGCGGCCTACGATGAAAGCGGCACGCCGGACCCGGAACAACTCACCGGGGTCAAAGCGCTGGTCTCTTCCATTATTGGCGCTGGTTACGCCCTGGATCCGGCCTATGAAAACGTATTCCGGGACGGCAGCCAGGACGGGAATGAAGAAATTATTTTTTCCATCAAATTTCTGGCCCCCGATAATGCCACTCCAATGGACCAGTGGTACGGCGACTGGCTGGTGGTAAGCCCCCTGCAGAACCTGGTAGATGCTTATGAATGTACTGACGGACTACCCTGGGGTGTTTCACCCTTAACAAACCCCGATGACCCCAAAGCAAACAGGGACCCCCGCCTGGCAAAAACGATCTATTTCGGGCACGTAGCTATTGAAGGGAACGAACACCATCCGAGCAACAATGCGCCCACCGGATACGGAGTAGCCAAATTCCTGACCCCTGAACTGATGCCCTACGGATATTCCACTCAAAGCCAGCAGGACTGGGTCATGCTCCGTTACGGCGAGATACTCCTCATGTATGCGGAAGCGCAGAACGAACTTAGCGGCCCTGACGCCTCCGTATACGATGCTATCAACCAGGTGCGGGAAAGAGCCGGGATGCCCCCGCTGGACCCCGGTCTCAGCAAGGAAGAAATGCGCCAGCGGATCCGCCAGGAACGCAGGATCGAGCTGGCATTCGAGGGGTTAAGGTACTATGACCTGAAAAGGTGGAGGATTGCCGAAACGGTGCTGAATTCCGTTACGGACGGCATACTAACGTATAATTTTGTGGAACGGTTCTATTTGTGGCCCATTCCCCAAACCGAAATAGATAAGAGCCAGGGACAATTGGAACAAAATCCTGATTACCAGTAG
- a CDS encoding SusC/RagA family TonB-linked outer membrane protein produces the protein MMKKLYVILFFCSLFQLDAAAQSFTVTGIVISEGGDPLPGVSVTVKNKQQGVITDLEGRYRLENVPPDDILVFSFVGFKTQEIPLESRTSINVTMEEDRAQLDQVVVVGYGTQRKVNLTGSVGSVDGETLTRRPVTNPVSMLQGQVPGLRVVQNSGEPGNEGLSVQIRGRGTFSDAGSDPLVLIDGVQGSLSDLNPNDIENISVLKDAASASIYGSRAANGVILVTTKKGKEGGFNLEYTGNFAIHQPTKMLDLITNSAEYMELWNEAKVNTGINNGLYTQEQIDLYRNATDRVQYPNADWVDIVFNPAPTQTHNLSFSGGRNGTHYHASVGYVDQEGVMKGFDYKKYNARFNLSSQINDMITFGANVSAMKGDAVRPRQGAVDVFISTLSQAPTYMPTLPDGSGRYSYKAYDFESNNKNIVAIIENEVFRSTTEYGMNVQGWTNVNLLKNLDWYTKAAIVGDFSQWDDWRPGVPLYNYHTGEFSTDLDVGGRGLIVENNQNIYTNVYTYLDYAATIGADHNISAMVGYSTEENNYEFLNGYRRDFFNDQLRELNAGGPAVQNSSGAEVEWALRSFFGRLNYNFKERYLLEVNLRYDGTSRLHPDTRWGAFPSVSAAWRLTEEPFMKNSGPGWLNDFKIRGSYGELGNQNIGNYPYQSLLSLTGNYPFDNANLSSGAAQIALANQDITWETTKVLDFGLDITVLKGLSATIDWYKKKTTDILRISQVTAIVGLDAPTINDGAMENTGVEVNLAYRNQVNAGAMKGFSYGVGLYLDRFRNKLVEFGEREIGGTTLKEEGRPWDTFYMLEWTGIFQTEEEIASAPKQYNDDTQPGDLRFRDQNGDNVVNDDDRITMDGQYPNFEYALNFDARWKGFDLSFFFQGVEGRKIFVNNWGALPFVQGSPPTEAWRDRWTPENPSSTMPKIYWGFNSPAKISRSSSFYLQDATYLRLKNITLGYTLPVSLTERFKVSRLRLFLSGDNLLTITDYPGLDPERGGSGSFVNYPQNKIFSMGLSVQF, from the coding sequence ATGATGAAAAAGCTTTATGTCATCTTATTTTTTTGCAGCCTTTTTCAGTTAGATGCAGCGGCCCAATCGTTTACCGTAACCGGCATCGTTATTTCCGAAGGAGGGGACCCCCTGCCGGGAGTTTCCGTAACTGTAAAAAACAAGCAGCAAGGCGTGATCACCGACCTTGAAGGACGTTACCGGCTTGAAAATGTACCCCCTGATGATATTCTTGTATTCTCCTTCGTGGGTTTTAAAACGCAGGAAATCCCCCTGGAGTCCAGGACCTCGATAAATGTGACCATGGAAGAGGACCGGGCACAGCTGGACCAGGTGGTGGTAGTCGGCTACGGAACGCAGCGAAAAGTGAATCTGACCGGATCGGTCGGGTCAGTTGACGGGGAAACACTCACCCGGCGTCCGGTGACTAACCCGGTTTCCATGCTGCAGGGGCAGGTTCCCGGCCTCAGAGTGGTACAAAATTCCGGAGAACCTGGTAATGAAGGGCTTTCCGTTCAGATACGGGGAAGAGGCACCTTCAGCGACGCAGGGTCCGACCCGCTGGTATTGATCGACGGAGTACAGGGAAGCCTGTCTGACCTGAATCCAAATGACATTGAAAATATTTCGGTACTGAAAGATGCCGCTTCGGCCTCTATTTATGGCTCGCGCGCTGCCAACGGGGTAATCCTGGTCACCACCAAAAAGGGAAAGGAAGGCGGCTTCAACCTGGAATACACCGGGAACTTTGCCATTCACCAGCCAACGAAGATGCTGGATCTGATCACCAATTCCGCCGAATATATGGAATTGTGGAATGAAGCTAAAGTAAATACCGGGATCAACAACGGCTTATATACCCAGGAACAGATAGACCTTTACCGGAACGCTACCGACCGGGTGCAGTATCCCAACGCGGACTGGGTGGACATTGTATTCAACCCTGCACCCACTCAAACGCATAACCTGAGCTTCAGCGGGGGCAGGAACGGGACTCATTACCATGCTTCGGTGGGATATGTGGACCAGGAAGGCGTCATGAAGGGCTTTGACTATAAAAAATACAATGCCCGCTTCAACCTGAGTTCGCAGATCAACGACATGATTACTTTCGGCGCCAACGTTTCGGCGATGAAGGGGGATGCGGTGCGGCCCCGGCAGGGAGCGGTGGACGTGTTCATTTCAACCCTGTCGCAAGCGCCTACCTATATGCCAACACTGCCCGACGGCAGCGGGCGCTATTCCTACAAGGCCTATGATTTTGAATCCAACAACAAGAACATCGTCGCCATTATCGAGAACGAAGTTTTCCGTAGCACGACCGAATACGGCATGAACGTGCAGGGCTGGACCAACGTGAACCTGCTTAAAAACCTGGATTGGTATACCAAGGCGGCCATTGTGGGCGATTTTTCACAATGGGACGATTGGCGGCCGGGGGTACCCTTGTATAATTACCATACCGGTGAATTCTCGACTGATCTCGATGTGGGCGGACGAGGTCTGATCGTGGAAAACAACCAGAACATTTACACCAATGTATATACGTACCTTGATTATGCAGCGACCATCGGCGCCGATCATAATATCAGCGCCATGGTGGGTTACAGCACGGAAGAGAATAACTACGAATTCCTGAACGGCTACCGGCGTGATTTTTTCAACGACCAGCTCCGGGAGCTGAATGCCGGAGGCCCGGCCGTTCAAAATTCATCGGGCGCCGAAGTAGAATGGGCGCTCCGCTCCTTTTTCGGGCGGCTGAACTATAATTTCAAAGAACGCTACCTCCTGGAAGTGAACCTGCGGTACGACGGAACATCAAGGCTGCATCCTGATACTCGCTGGGGCGCCTTCCCCTCCGTATCCGCGGCCTGGCGGCTCACCGAGGAACCCTTTATGAAAAATTCCGGGCCCGGCTGGCTGAACGACTTCAAGATCCGCGGTTCCTACGGGGAACTGGGCAACCAGAATATCGGGAACTATCCCTACCAGAGCCTGTTGTCACTGACCGGGAATTACCCGTTCGACAATGCCAATCTCTCTTCCGGCGCCGCACAGATAGCATTGGCCAACCAGGACATTACCTGGGAAACCACCAAGGTGCTGGACTTTGGACTGGATATTACGGTACTGAAAGGCCTTTCGGCCACCATTGACTGGTATAAAAAGAAGACCACCGATATCCTGCGAATCTCCCAGGTAACGGCTATCGTAGGGCTGGACGCCCCCACGATCAATGACGGAGCGATGGAGAACACCGGTGTGGAAGTAAACCTCGCTTACCGTAACCAGGTAAATGCCGGAGCCATGAAAGGATTTTCCTACGGCGTTGGCCTGTACCTGGACCGCTTCAGGAATAAACTGGTTGAATTCGGGGAACGGGAGATCGGCGGCACGACCCTCAAAGAAGAAGGAAGGCCCTGGGACACCTTCTATATGCTGGAATGGACCGGCATCTTTCAAACCGAGGAAGAGATTGCCTCCGCTCCGAAGCAATACAATGACGATACACAGCCGGGAGACCTCCGGTTCAGGGACCAGAACGGGGACAATGTAGTCAACGACGACGACCGCATCACCATGGACGGCCAGTACCCGAATTTCGAGTATGCCCTGAATTTCGATGCGAGGTGGAAAGGTTTTGATCTTTCCTTCTTTTTCCAGGGCGTGGAGGGGCGCAAGATTTTCGTTAATAACTGGGGGGCGCTGCCCTTTGTACAGGGATCTCCTCCCACAGAAGCCTGGAGAGACCGCTGGACACCGGAAAACCCCTCTTCCACCATGCCTAAGATCTACTGGGGCTTCAACTCCCCTGCCAAGATCAGCAGAAGTTCCAGCTTTTATCTGCAGGACGCCACCTATCTCAGGTTGAAGAACATCACCCTGGGCTATACGCTTCCCGTGTCGCTAACGGAGCGATTCAAGGTAAGCCGCCTGAGGCTCTTCCTTTCCGGCGACAACTTGCTTACCATTACAGATTACCCCGGCCTGGATCCGGAAAGAGGAGGAAGCGGTTCATTTGTTAACTATCCGCAGAACAAGATCTTTTCAATGGGCCTCAGCGTTCAATTTTAA
- a CDS encoding AraC family transcriptional regulator, with translation MKPVFAKVPEVVQNDVFAVRTADLPYFSTEFHFHKECQMNYIVQSEGRRIIGDRVETFKGGELVFLGSDLPHVWHNDKWYFEKNDGEIQARSVTLFFDSDKLIELLSHLIPVNKLQTFLKMARRGMKFSGKSKKALTQLLLEMTTQQELAQLVTLLKILELLSATTEYELLASSGYVNTYQAKDNDRMDRVFKYIFSNFTSGIKLDEIAALANMNKQAFCRYFKSRTQKTFTEFVNNIRVGHACKLMTEKECRIAELAYDCGFNSLSNFNRFFREMKGINPRDYKKMISP, from the coding sequence ATGAAGCCGGTTTTTGCTAAAGTACCTGAAGTAGTACAGAACGATGTGTTCGCCGTACGGACCGCCGACCTCCCTTATTTTTCGACGGAATTCCATTTTCATAAGGAATGCCAGATGAACTATATCGTGCAAAGTGAAGGCCGCCGGATCATTGGCGACAGGGTGGAGACATTCAAAGGCGGCGAACTTGTTTTCCTGGGGTCAGATCTTCCGCATGTCTGGCACAACGATAAATGGTATTTTGAAAAGAACGATGGTGAAATTCAGGCCCGTTCAGTGACGCTGTTTTTCGATTCGGACAAACTGATTGAGTTATTGTCCCATTTGATCCCGGTAAATAAGCTTCAAACATTCCTGAAAATGGCGCGTCGCGGAATGAAATTTTCGGGCAAATCAAAGAAAGCCCTCACACAGCTTTTGCTGGAAATGACTACACAGCAAGAACTGGCTCAATTGGTGACGCTGCTGAAAATACTGGAATTGCTTAGCGCAACCACGGAATATGAATTGCTTGCCAGCAGCGGCTATGTCAATACTTACCAGGCGAAGGACAATGACAGGATGGACAGGGTTTTCAAGTACATTTTCAGCAACTTTACTTCTGGGATCAAACTTGACGAGATTGCGGCCCTGGCCAACATGAATAAACAAGCGTTCTGCAGGTATTTTAAATCACGAACACAGAAAACCTTTACCGAGTTTGTTAATAATATCCGTGTGGGCCATGCCTGCAAGCTTATGACCGAAAAAGAATGCCGGATCGCAGAGCTTGCCTATGACTGCGGTTTTAACAGCCTGTCGAATTTTAACAGGTTTTTCAGGGAAATGAAAGGAATCAACCCGAGGGACTACAAAAAAATGATTTCGCCCTGA
- a CDS encoding glycosyl hydrolase family 95 catalytic domain-containing protein, whose amino-acid sequence MKQIKKFLILAILQALVFPALPGAHGFVVKTRFPADSLQLSTEHNLAFDSLAGRWDEAMPLGNGILGALVWKKDGRLRLSLDRADLWDERKALDLSKFNFKWVEEQVLKADYAPVQKLGDAPYDNIPYPTKLPAAALEFDISAFGKVVSNVLDIRTALNTVKFESGIVFNCYIHAIQPRGYFSLENLPAGGTIAGSTSGIPLLIVHNYNSGKSPRENDNSHAGQGLEKLGYDKGTVTRSENSIRYRQPIYDGRYYEILIKWKEISAGKITGAWTISNNQPASLPAFDTTASEPAGWDTHRRWWKNFWAKSSVILPDKLIETQYYLEMYKLGSVAREGAPAITLQAVWTADNGSLPPWKGDFHNDLNTQLSYWPAYTGNRLAAAATFTDWLWKIKPKSHRYTRQYFGVEGLNVPGVATLSGDPMGGWIQYSLSPTVSAWCAQHFYWQWKYSMDEQFLLNKAYPYIHAAATYLENITRYENGVRKLPLSSSPEYNNNSIDAWFLEWSNFDLSLAKFLFTAAGEVSLAAGKPEEVRHWRKMLQQLPAYEVNETGFTVAPGQNLNESHRHMSQYMAIYPLALLDVNEPEDRTIIENSLQRIEEIGTSAWCGYSFAWMASLYARAYKADSAVKQLQIFASNFCSPNSFHLNGDQKGGQYSGFTYRPFTLEGNFAFAQGVHELLLQSRNGYIEVFPAVPDSWQDVSFNTLRTEGAFLVSAIRERGKAVKVTLEAEKGGTVRLKLPFTAFGFAGKSKKYEVKDGIIQFVLEAGEEVNILNKNAG is encoded by the coding sequence ATGAAGCAAATTAAGAAATTCCTGATCCTTGCAATCCTCCAGGCACTGGTCTTTCCTGCTTTGCCCGGGGCTCACGGATTTGTAGTGAAAACACGATTTCCTGCAGATAGCCTCCAGCTCAGTACGGAACATAACCTGGCATTCGATTCCCTGGCGGGAAGATGGGATGAAGCCATGCCGCTGGGCAATGGCATACTCGGCGCCCTGGTCTGGAAAAAAGACGGGCGCCTGCGCCTTTCACTTGACCGTGCCGATCTTTGGGATGAACGGAAAGCCCTGGACCTTTCTAAATTCAATTTCAAATGGGTGGAAGAGCAAGTATTGAAAGCTGACTATGCGCCGGTGCAAAAATTAGGCGACGCGCCCTACGACAATATCCCCTATCCCACCAAGCTTCCCGCTGCTGCCCTGGAATTTGACATCAGCGCTTTCGGAAAGGTGGTTTCCAACGTGCTGGATATCCGGACGGCGCTCAATACCGTGAAATTCGAAAGCGGGATTGTATTCAACTGTTATATTCACGCAATCCAGCCGCGGGGCTATTTCAGTTTGGAGAACCTGCCCGCCGGCGGGACCATCGCCGGCAGCACCTCCGGCATACCCCTGCTCATTGTCCACAATTACAACAGCGGCAAAAGCCCGCGGGAAAACGACAACAGTCATGCCGGCCAGGGGCTGGAAAAACTCGGCTATGACAAAGGCACTGTGACCAGATCGGAAAACTCGATCCGCTACCGGCAGCCAATTTATGATGGCCGCTATTATGAAATACTGATAAAATGGAAAGAAATCTCCGCCGGGAAAATAACCGGCGCCTGGACCATCTCCAATAACCAGCCGGCTTCTTTGCCGGCATTCGATACCACGGCAAGCGAGCCCGCCGGCTGGGATACGCACAGGCGATGGTGGAAAAATTTCTGGGCCAAATCGTCGGTCATCCTGCCGGATAAACTTATTGAAACGCAGTATTACCTGGAAATGTACAAACTGGGCAGCGTTGCACGCGAAGGCGCCCCTGCCATCACCCTGCAAGCTGTATGGACCGCCGACAATGGCAGCCTGCCGCCCTGGAAGGGAGATTTTCACAATGATCTCAATACGCAGCTGAGCTACTGGCCGGCGTACACCGGAAATCGCCTTGCGGCAGCGGCTACTTTTACGGATTGGTTATGGAAGATCAAACCAAAAAGCCACCGGTACACCCGCCAATATTTTGGCGTGGAAGGCCTGAACGTTCCTGGTGTGGCCACCCTGAGCGGCGATCCTATGGGCGGGTGGATCCAATATTCCCTTTCACCCACGGTAAGCGCCTGGTGCGCACAGCATTTTTACTGGCAATGGAAATATTCCATGGACGAGCAATTCCTGCTGAACAAAGCGTATCCCTATATTCATGCCGCGGCCACATATCTCGAAAACATTACCCGGTACGAAAACGGCGTCCGGAAACTGCCATTAAGTTCGAGCCCCGAATACAACAACAACAGTATTGACGCCTGGTTCCTGGAATGGAGCAATTTCGATCTTTCCCTGGCTAAATTCCTCTTTACCGCCGCCGGAGAAGTAAGCCTGGCTGCGGGTAAGCCGGAAGAAGTCAGGCACTGGCGGAAAATGCTTCAGCAATTGCCCGCTTACGAGGTGAATGAGACCGGCTTCACCGTTGCTCCCGGTCAAAACCTCAATGAATCGCATCGGCACATGTCGCAATACATGGCCATTTACCCGCTGGCATTGCTGGACGTCAATGAGCCGGAAGACAGAACGATCATCGAAAATTCGCTGCAGCGAATTGAAGAAATAGGTACAAGCGCATGGTGCGGGTATTCCTTTGCCTGGATGGCTTCCCTGTATGCCAGAGCCTACAAAGCCGACAGCGCTGTTAAGCAATTACAGATATTTGCTTCCAACTTTTGCTCACCCAATAGCTTTCACCTGAACGGCGACCAGAAAGGCGGCCAATACTCCGGTTTTACCTACCGGCCGTTCACGCTCGAAGGGAACTTCGCCTTCGCCCAGGGTGTACACGAGCTGCTGCTTCAAAGCCGGAACGGATATATCGAGGTATTTCCGGCTGTGCCTGACAGCTGGCAGGATGTTTCATTCAATACACTCAGAACGGAAGGCGCATTCCTGGTTTCCGCCATCCGGGAAAGAGGCAAGGCAGTTAAAGTGACTCTTGAAGCTGAAAAAGGCGGCACAGTACGGCTAAAATTACCCTTTACCGCTTTCGGCTTTGCCGGCAAATCAAAGAAATACGAAGTGAAAGACGGCATTATTCAATTTGTCCTGGAAGCAGGCGAAGAGGTAAATATTCTGAACAAAAACGCGGGGTAA
- a CDS encoding glycoside hydrolase family protein gives MAFLAFFVLLPGARSQFTERERSAEWEGLAFGGRFLDRFLPIPPVGELTADTWGADAVRPRYVDNGVEDGEWSYWGGNALSGTDGKYHLFVCRWREDSPKGHMQWPQSLVVHAVAGNPQGPYQVKETIGPGHNPEVFRLKDGRYVIYVIDGRYVADDLNGPWTYGKFEFDPRDRPIIEGLSNLSFAQREDGSFIMVCRGGGIWFSEDGLSPYYQVSQKSVYPPVEGRFEDPVLWRTGSQYHLIVNDWYGRIAYYLRSPNGVDWKADAGEAYLPGITRYTDGVREDWFKYERLKVLQDSLGRPMQAFFAVIDTLKKEDKPSDRHSSKNLTIPLVTGRQIEILNKNRIAPGTQEIRLRIKAEQGFDPQRNIDLRSLRFGSPEEVDFGRGSKIKSFKSEGKDLILTFHGKNNALSDSSFMAKLLGRTSGGTLLFGYARLHGIDYQPPILSARAPRITVSGSKKVSVAVEVQNFGQTISEKSSVEVRILREGARLGSFKMHLEELEPFQKEVLETAGNLDLEKGENYNAEIVITPGPAELPFSALKSGQSNQPH, from the coding sequence TTGGCATTCCTTGCCTTTTTTGTACTCCTTCCCGGGGCAAGGTCGCAGTTCACTGAGCGGGAACGGTCCGCTGAATGGGAAGGCCTGGCCTTCGGCGGCCGGTTCCTGGACCGCTTTCTGCCCATTCCCCCGGTTGGTGAACTCACAGCGGATACCTGGGGCGCAGACGCCGTACGCCCAAGATATGTTGATAACGGGGTTGAAGACGGGGAATGGTCCTACTGGGGAGGCAATGCTTTGTCCGGCACGGACGGCAAATACCATCTTTTTGTTTGCCGCTGGCGGGAAGATTCTCCGAAAGGGCATATGCAATGGCCCCAGTCACTGGTAGTCCACGCGGTGGCCGGTAATCCGCAGGGGCCATACCAGGTAAAGGAAACAATAGGCCCCGGGCACAACCCGGAAGTTTTCAGGCTGAAAGACGGGCGCTATGTGATCTATGTAATAGACGGCAGGTATGTTGCCGACGATCTCAACGGACCCTGGACATATGGTAAATTTGAGTTCGACCCGCGGGACCGGCCAATCATTGAAGGTTTGTCCAATCTCAGCTTTGCCCAAAGGGAGGACGGTTCTTTCATCATGGTATGCCGGGGCGGAGGCATCTGGTTCAGCGAGGACGGCCTTTCCCCCTATTACCAGGTATCGCAGAAAAGTGTCTATCCCCCGGTGGAAGGGCGCTTCGAAGACCCAGTGCTGTGGCGCACCGGATCCCAGTATCATCTGATCGTGAATGACTGGTATGGCCGGATCGCGTATTACCTGCGTTCACCTAACGGGGTTGACTGGAAAGCCGATGCCGGAGAAGCATATCTTCCCGGGATTACCCGGTACACAGACGGCGTCCGCGAAGACTGGTTCAAATATGAACGCTTAAAAGTATTGCAGGATAGTCTCGGAAGGCCTATGCAAGCCTTTTTCGCCGTGATCGATACGTTGAAGAAAGAAGACAAGCCCTCGGACAGACATAGTTCAAAGAATCTTACCATTCCGCTTGTCACCGGCCGGCAAATAGAGATTCTGAACAAAAATAGGATCGCACCCGGCACACAAGAGATCCGCCTCAGGATAAAGGCAGAACAAGGCTTTGATCCGCAACGAAATATCGACCTCCGGTCGCTCCGTTTCGGGAGTCCGGAAGAAGTTGACTTTGGCCGCGGAAGTAAGATCAAAAGTTTCAAAAGCGAGGGGAAAGACCTGATCCTTACCTTCCACGGAAAAAATAACGCCCTCAGCGATTCCAGTTTCATGGCAAAGCTGCTGGGCCGCACCTCCGGCGGTACGCTGTTATTCGGATATGCCCGGCTTCACGGGATTGATTACCAACCGCCGATCCTCTCCGCCCGGGCGCCCCGGATCACCGTAAGCGGAAGCAAGAAGGTATCCGTCGCCGTGGAAGTGCAGAATTTCGGCCAGACCATTTCGGAGAAATCATCGGTTGAGGTCAGGATCCTCCGGGAGGGCGCCAGGCTTGGATCATTTAAGATGCACCTGGAAGAGCTGGAGCCTTTTCAGAAGGAGGTACTGGAAACAGCCGGCAATTTAGACCTCGAAAAAGGTGAAAACTACAATGCAGAAATAGTAATCACCCCCGGACCAGCGGAGCTGCCGTTTTCAGCGCTCAAGTCCGGGCAGAGTAACCAGCCTCATTGA